Proteins encoded by one window of Bacteroidota bacterium:
- a CDS encoding T9SS type A sorting domain-containing protein: MVIKDIFGSVVFKTNNISPKIHELNLSDSKAGIYFLDLRKRDEYLSKRIIKINE; the protein is encoded by the coding sequence ATTGTTATAAAGGATATTTTCGGAAGCGTTGTCTTTAAAACTAATAACATTAGCCCAAAAATACATGAACTGAACCTCTCCGATTCTAAGGCCGGGATTTATTTTTTGGATTTAAGAAAGAGAGATGAATATCTTAGTAAGAGAATTATAAAGATTAATGAATAA